A part of Paenibacillus donghaensis genomic DNA contains:
- the carA gene encoding glutamine-hydrolyzing carbamoyl-phosphate synthase small subunit, producing the protein MQARLLLQDGTLFTGTAFGAEGEKTGEVVFNTGITGYQEVLSDPSYCGQIVTMTYPLIGNYGISRDDFESVRPFVHGFVVRSHEAVPSNWRAEYSVDDLLKEYGIPGISEIDTRMLTRIIRHYGTMKAILTTSNKRVEELMEMMGDTSIEELRNQVARTSTASAYSSPGNKERIVLVDYGAKTGILRELNSRGCDVVVVPHDVTAEEIRRLNPDGIQLSNGPGDPKDVPYAVQTISELLGEYPIFGICLGHQLFALACGADTEKLKFGHRGGNHPVKELESGRCFITSQNHGYTVNDDSVKSTELEITHINNNDKTVEGLKHTRYPAFSVQYHPEAAPGPHDSSYLFDRFLQLIRDHKANTPVQSRQAQLAANARITAPKPAPQREAVKGAL; encoded by the coding sequence ATGCAGGCGAGATTGCTGCTACAGGACGGCACGCTTTTTACAGGTACCGCATTTGGCGCTGAGGGCGAGAAGACAGGCGAGGTTGTATTTAACACAGGGATTACAGGCTATCAGGAGGTGCTGTCAGACCCTTCCTACTGCGGGCAAATCGTCACCATGACATATCCGCTGATCGGGAACTACGGGATCTCGCGCGATGATTTCGAATCGGTACGGCCTTTTGTGCACGGTTTTGTGGTGCGCAGCCATGAAGCGGTCCCAAGCAACTGGCGCGCTGAATACAGTGTGGACGATCTGCTTAAGGAATATGGCATTCCTGGCATCAGCGAAATCGACACCCGTATGCTGACCCGCATTATCCGCCACTATGGCACCATGAAAGCGATCTTGACCACTTCCAATAAACGGGTTGAGGAATTAATGGAAATGATGGGCGACACCAGCATTGAAGAGCTGCGCAACCAGGTGGCACGGACCTCGACAGCGAGCGCATACAGCAGCCCTGGCAACAAGGAACGGATCGTACTGGTGGATTATGGCGCCAAAACAGGCATCCTGCGCGAGCTGAACAGCCGCGGCTGCGATGTGGTGGTTGTGCCGCATGACGTCACTGCCGAAGAGATCCGCCGCCTGAACCCGGATGGCATTCAGCTGTCCAACGGTCCCGGGGACCCGAAGGACGTGCCTTATGCCGTCCAGACCATCTCCGAGCTGCTCGGCGAATATCCAATCTTCGGCATCTGCCTCGGGCATCAGCTGTTTGCACTGGCCTGCGGCGCGGATACCGAGAAGCTGAAGTTCGGCCACCGCGGAGGCAACCATCCGGTTAAGGAACTGGAGAGCGGACGCTGCTTCATTACCTCCCAGAACCATGGCTACACCGTTAATGACGACTCCGTGAAGAGCACGGAGCTTGAGATTACCCATATCAACAACAATGACAAGACCGTCGAAGGACTGAAGCATACCCGTTACCCCGCATTTTCGGTGCAATACCATCCGGAAGCGGCGCCGGGACCGCATGACAGCAGCTATCTGTTCGACCGTTTCCTGCAGCTGATTCGTGACCACAAGGCGAATACGCCAGTGCAATCGCGTCAGGCGCAGCTTGCCGCCAATGCCAGAATCACGGCACCGAAACCAGCACCGCAGCGTGAAGCCGTGAAAGGAGCTCTATAA
- a CDS encoding dihydroorotase — translation MTVIIRNASVLNEQGVLERKHIVVEKGVITALIDGNQETAGEAEIIEAEGKLLIPGLIDMHVHLREPGFEHKETIETGSRSAAKGGFTTIACMPNTRPVTDSAEVVQLVKEKAREAGLVKVLPYAAITVGELGRELTDFTALKEAGAIGFTDDGVGVQSAQMMKDAMKIAAGMDMPIIAHCEDNSLVVGGCVAEGTFADKHGLIGIPNESEAIHVGRDILLAEATGVHYHVCHVSTEQSVRLIRQAKEIGIKVTAEVCPHHLLLAEEDIPGLDANWKMNPPLRSRRDVEACIAGLLDGTLDMIVTDHAPHSEEEKAKGMELAPFGIVGFETAFPLLYTAFVATGKWDLSLLVQRMTADPARVFRLNTGSLTVGAPADLTLIDLEQEKEVDPAAFASKGHNTPFGGWKLKGWPVMTWVDGKNVWNELK, via the coding sequence ATGACCGTGATTATCAGAAACGCGAGCGTGTTGAACGAGCAAGGCGTGCTGGAGCGTAAACATATCGTTGTGGAAAAGGGCGTGATTACCGCGCTGATCGACGGAAATCAGGAGACGGCTGGAGAGGCTGAAATCATTGAAGCCGAAGGCAAGCTGCTGATTCCGGGGCTGATCGATATGCATGTGCATCTACGGGAGCCGGGCTTCGAGCATAAGGAAACGATCGAAACAGGCAGCCGTTCGGCAGCGAAGGGCGGCTTCACCACCATCGCCTGCATGCCGAACACCCGCCCGGTCACGGACAGCGCGGAAGTCGTACAGCTGGTGAAGGAGAAGGCGCGTGAAGCTGGTCTGGTGAAGGTGCTGCCTTACGCAGCGATCACTGTTGGTGAGCTGGGCCGCGAGCTGACTGACTTCACGGCGCTGAAGGAAGCCGGAGCCATTGGCTTCACAGACGACGGAGTCGGCGTGCAGAGCGCGCAGATGATGAAGGATGCGATGAAGATTGCCGCCGGAATGGATATGCCGATTATCGCCCATTGCGAGGACAACTCGCTGGTGGTCGGCGGCTGCGTAGCCGAGGGCACATTTGCCGACAAGCATGGCTTGATCGGCATTCCGAATGAGTCGGAGGCGATCCATGTGGGCCGCGACATTCTGCTGGCCGAGGCGACAGGCGTGCATTACCATGTCTGCCATGTCAGCACCGAGCAGTCGGTGCGGCTGATCCGCCAGGCCAAGGAGATTGGCATCAAGGTAACCGCTGAGGTCTGCCCCCACCATCTGCTGCTGGCCGAGGAGGACATTCCCGGCCTTGATGCCAACTGGAAGATGAACCCGCCGTTGCGCTCGCGCCGTGATGTCGAGGCTTGCATCGCCGGGCTGCTGGACGGCACGCTCGATATGATCGTGACCGACCACGCCCCGCACAGCGAAGAGGAGAAAGCCAAGGGCATGGAGCTGGCACCGTTTGGCATCGTCGGCTTCGAGACGGCGTTCCCGCTGCTGTACACAGCTTTTGTAGCCACAGGCAAATGGGATCTCTCGCTGCTGGTGCAGCGCATGACGGCTGACCCGGCCCGTGTCTTCAGATTGAATACTGGCAGCCTGACGGTCGGCGCACCTGCTGACCTGACCCTGATTGATCTGGAGCAGGAGAAGGAAGTTGACCCGGCGGCTTTTGCCAGCAAGGGACACAATACCCCATTTGGCGGCTGGAAGCTGAAGGGCTGGCCGGTTATGACCTGGGTGGACGGCAAAAACGTATGGAATGAGCTCAAGTAA
- a CDS encoding aspartate carbamoyltransferase catalytic subunit yields MMTATQVKQRSLLGLKDLDASEISQLLNRTAYWDNQKEKLTPVLEAHFISNMFFENSTRTRFSFEMAEKRLGAQVLNFTSAASSVEKGESIYDTVRTLESMGIDAGVIRLKPAGVLQQLAEKVSIPLINAGDGNNEHPTQALLDLYTMKQAFGELKGLKVSIIGDIMHSRVARSNLWALTKLGAQVQFCAPENMRASELAAYAPYVSIEEALKADVVMMLRVQLERHASDMLQSAEDYRRQYGLTEERASKLDKHTIIMHPAPVNRNVEIDDAVVESSQSLIFPQMANGVPVRMAVIERALL; encoded by the coding sequence ATGATGACAGCAACCCAGGTGAAGCAGCGTAGTCTGCTGGGACTTAAAGATCTGGACGCCTCAGAGATCAGCCAATTGCTGAACCGGACGGCTTACTGGGACAACCAGAAGGAGAAGCTGACTCCGGTGCTGGAGGCCCATTTTATCTCCAACATGTTTTTTGAGAACAGCACGCGGACACGCTTCTCCTTCGAGATGGCCGAGAAACGGCTGGGTGCCCAGGTGCTGAACTTCACCTCCGCCGCATCGAGTGTGGAGAAAGGGGAGTCCATCTACGACACGGTACGCACGCTGGAATCGATGGGAATCGATGCAGGGGTGATCCGGCTGAAGCCTGCAGGCGTGCTGCAGCAGCTGGCCGAGAAGGTGTCGATCCCGCTGATCAACGCGGGCGATGGGAACAATGAGCACCCGACACAAGCGCTGCTTGACCTGTATACGATGAAGCAGGCTTTTGGCGAACTGAAGGGGCTTAAGGTGTCGATCATTGGGGATATTATGCATAGCCGGGTGGCCCGCTCCAACCTGTGGGCCTTAACCAAGCTGGGAGCGCAGGTGCAGTTCTGCGCTCCGGAGAATATGAGAGCGTCGGAGCTTGCAGCCTATGCGCCGTATGTATCCATAGAAGAAGCGCTGAAGGCGGATGTGGTTATGATGCTGCGCGTGCAGCTGGAACGGCATGCTTCGGACATGCTGCAATCAGCCGAGGATTACCGCAGACAATACGGATTGACTGAGGAACGCGCCTCCAAGCTGGACAAACACACCATCATTATGCACCCGGCTCCGGTGAACCGTAATGTGGAGATTGACGATGCGGTCGTAGAGAGCAGCCAATCGCTGATCTTCCCGCAGATGGCGAACGGGGTGCCGGTACGGATGGCCGTGATTGAACGGGCGCTCCTCTGA
- the pyrR gene encoding bifunctional pyr operon transcriptional regulator/uracil phosphoribosyltransferase PyrR produces the protein MATEKNVIMDETAIRRALSRIAHEILEKNKGIENCLLVGIRTRGVFLAQRIAERIREIEGAEIPCGELDITHYRDDRLMDGGVMPETGDLAVVKSNLIMTSGSGRIHDQTIILFDDVLYTGRTIRAAMDALMDCGRPRMIQLAVLADRGHRELPIRPDYIGKNVPTSKHEQIEVALKEYDGKDEVYIISNREER, from the coding sequence ATGGCTACTGAGAAAAATGTCATTATGGATGAAACGGCAATCCGCCGCGCGCTGTCGCGTATTGCCCACGAGATTTTGGAGAAGAACAAGGGAATCGAGAATTGCCTGCTGGTTGGCATCCGCACCCGTGGCGTGTTCCTGGCCCAGCGGATCGCCGAACGTATCCGCGAGATCGAAGGCGCCGAGATTCCCTGCGGTGAGCTGGACATCACCCATTACCGCGATGACCGTCTGATGGACGGCGGTGTGATGCCGGAGACTGGGGATCTGGCCGTAGTCAAGAGCAATCTGATCATGACCTCCGGCAGCGGGCGCATCCACGATCAGACGATTATCCTCTTCGACGATGTGCTCTACACCGGCCGCACGATCCGCGCAGCGATGGACGCGCTGATGGACTGTGGACGGCCAAGAATGATCCAACTGGCGGTCCTGGCTGACCGGGGGCACCGCGAGCTGCCGATCCGTCCGGATTACATCGGCAAGAACGTCCCTACCTCCAAGCACGAGCAGATTGAAGTGGCCCTGAAGGAATATGACGGCAAGGATGAGGTCTACATTATTTCAAACCGGGAGGAACGCTAA
- a CDS encoding LL-diaminopimelate aminotransferase → MSIEQYQETFIQTNFAERIGGANYGKDTAIYKFEKIKRAKASAKQDFPDIELIDMGVGEPDEMADEGIVAKLAEEAAKEENRGYSDNGIPEFKAAAAAYLKEVFRVDGIDPVNEIVHSIGSKPALAMLPSAFINPGDITIMTVPGYPVLGTHTKYLGGQVHAVELKKENNFLPDLNSIPAEVAAKAKLLYLNYPNNPTGASATPEFFAEVVAWAKKYNVVVIHDAPYAALTYDGVKPLSFLSVPGAKDVGVELHSLSKSYNMTGWRIGFVAGNPLVVKAFSDVKDNNDSGQFIAIQKAAAYGLAHPEITEAIAAKYSRRHNMLVDALNALGFKAEKPKGSFFLYVAAPKGVKGGRRFESGEDFSQFLIREKLISTVPWDDAGPFVRFSVTFIASGEEEEKRVISEIQRRLSDVEFEF, encoded by the coding sequence ATGAGTATTGAACAATATCAAGAGACCTTTATTCAGACGAACTTTGCCGAGCGTATTGGCGGGGCTAACTATGGCAAGGATACCGCCATCTATAAATTCGAGAAGATCAAACGTGCCAAAGCCTCTGCGAAGCAGGATTTCCCTGACATCGAGCTGATCGACATGGGCGTAGGTGAGCCGGATGAGATGGCTGACGAGGGTATCGTAGCTAAGCTGGCGGAAGAAGCGGCCAAGGAAGAGAACCGCGGCTATTCCGACAACGGAATCCCCGAGTTCAAGGCTGCAGCAGCTGCTTACCTGAAGGAAGTCTTTCGTGTGGATGGCATTGATCCGGTCAATGAAATCGTCCACTCGATCGGTTCGAAGCCAGCGCTGGCCATGCTGCCATCCGCGTTCATCAACCCGGGCGACATTACAATCATGACTGTGCCGGGTTACCCGGTGCTGGGCACCCATACCAAATATCTGGGTGGACAAGTCCATGCGGTGGAACTGAAGAAAGAGAACAACTTCCTGCCGGACCTGAATTCCATTCCAGCTGAGGTGGCTGCCAAGGCCAAGCTGTTGTATCTGAACTATCCCAACAATCCTACAGGTGCAAGTGCTACTCCTGAGTTCTTCGCCGAAGTGGTAGCCTGGGCCAAGAAATATAATGTTGTTGTCATTCATGACGCTCCTTATGCTGCCTTGACTTATGACGGTGTGAAGCCGCTCAGCTTCCTTTCGGTGCCGGGTGCGAAGGATGTGGGCGTGGAGCTGCACTCCCTCTCGAAGTCCTATAACATGACCGGCTGGAGAATTGGCTTCGTAGCCGGCAATCCGCTGGTAGTGAAGGCGTTCAGCGATGTGAAGGACAACAATGACTCCGGTCAGTTCATCGCAATCCAGAAGGCTGCTGCCTATGGCCTGGCGCATCCCGAGATTACCGAAGCGATTGCTGCCAAGTATTCCCGCCGCCACAACATGCTGGTAGATGCCCTGAACGCTCTGGGCTTCAAGGCGGAGAAGCCTAAAGGCTCCTTCTTCCTCTACGTAGCTGCACCCAAAGGAGTCAAAGGCGGCCGCCGCTTCGAGTCCGGCGAGGATTTCTCGCAGTTCCTGATCCGCGAGAAACTGATCTCCACCGTGCCTTGGGATGATGCCGGCCCGTTTGTGCGTTTCTCCGTGACCTTCATCGCCTCAGGCGAAGAGGAAGAGAAACGAGTGATTTCCGAAATTCAGCGGCGTCTTAGCGACGTTGAATTTGAATTTTAA
- a CDS encoding RluA family pseudouridine synthase, giving the protein MTKDVNQQAEAAYGEERDVTEWTVSGENSRERIDKYITEAWEEDISRSQVQLWITDGHVTVNGGPVKANYKLFEGDVVTVIVPEPEVTDLIAEDIPLEVVYEDSDLIVVNKPRGMVVHPAVGHPSGTLVNALMYHCKDLSGISGEIRPGIVHRIDKDTSGLIMAAKNDAAHASLSAQLKEHSVTRRYIAVVQGNLTHDQGTVDAPIGRDAHDRKMYTVTQKNSKKSITHFKVLERFGDCTLVELQLETGRTHQIRVHMKFIGHPLLGDPIYGRSKSAVITGQALHAAVLGFVHPSTGEYKEFSVPLPTDLEEVLFNLRSR; this is encoded by the coding sequence TTGACCAAAGACGTCAATCAGCAGGCTGAAGCTGCTTACGGGGAAGAGAGAGACGTCACCGAGTGGACGGTTTCCGGCGAGAACAGCCGGGAGCGGATCGATAAATATATCACCGAGGCTTGGGAAGAGGATATTTCCCGCTCCCAGGTGCAGCTATGGATCACAGACGGCCATGTAACTGTGAACGGCGGGCCGGTCAAAGCCAATTACAAGCTTTTCGAAGGTGATGTGGTGACAGTAATCGTCCCAGAGCCGGAGGTAACCGATTTGATTGCGGAGGATATTCCGCTTGAGGTTGTATATGAAGACAGTGATCTGATCGTGGTCAACAAGCCGCGCGGTATGGTTGTGCATCCGGCGGTGGGACATCCTTCGGGTACACTGGTGAATGCGCTGATGTATCACTGCAAGGATCTGTCCGGCATCAGCGGTGAGATCCGCCCGGGCATTGTGCACCGGATCGACAAGGATACCTCAGGGCTGATTATGGCCGCCAAGAATGACGCTGCACATGCTTCTTTATCCGCACAGCTTAAGGAGCACAGTGTTACCCGGCGCTATATTGCCGTGGTTCAGGGCAATCTAACCCATGATCAGGGGACGGTCGATGCGCCAATTGGCAGGGATGCCCATGACCGCAAGATGTATACGGTAACCCAGAAGAACAGCAAGAAATCAATCACTCACTTCAAGGTGCTGGAGCGTTTCGGTGATTGCACCCTAGTGGAGCTGCAGCTGGAGACTGGACGTACGCACCAGATCCGCGTACATATGAAATTCATCGGCCATCCGCTGCTGGGTGATCCGATCTATGGACGCAGCAAAAGTGCCGTCATTACCGGCCAGGCGTTGCATGCGGCTGTGCTGGGCTTCGTCCACCCTTCTACGGGGGAATACAAGGAGTTCAGTGTGCCGCTGCCGACGGATTTGGAAGAAGTACTGTTCAATCTCCGCAGCAGATAA
- the lspA gene encoding signal peptidase II translates to MVYYLLALIVFLIDQGTKYIIATRLELGEQIPVIGDFFLITSHRNSGAAFGILEGQQWFFIMVTIIVVVGIVWYLNKARATRRLLPTALGLVLGGAVGNFLDRILNGEVVDFLMFNFGSYTFPIFNVADSCIVIGVGLIILDSLRDLKSGEEITEVSEVKEVKEGNE, encoded by the coding sequence GTGGTGTATTATCTGTTAGCTCTCATCGTTTTTTTGATTGACCAGGGAACAAAGTATATCATTGCCACACGTCTTGAGCTGGGAGAACAAATTCCGGTGATCGGAGACTTTTTCCTGATTACCTCTCACCGGAACAGCGGAGCCGCATTTGGCATTCTGGAAGGGCAGCAGTGGTTTTTTATTATGGTAACGATTATTGTGGTCGTGGGGATCGTCTGGTATCTGAATAAGGCCAGAGCTACCCGCAGATTGCTGCCTACCGCGCTTGGACTTGTGCTCGGCGGAGCCGTCGGCAACTTCCTGGACCGGATTCTGAACGGAGAAGTCGTCGACTTCCTGATGTTCAATTTCGGCAGCTACACCTTTCCAATCTTTAATGTGGCGGATTCCTGCATCGTGATCGGGGTTGGCCTGATTATTCTGGATTCCCTGCGTGACCTGAAGTCTGGTGAAGAAATCACGGAAGTAAGCGAAGTTAAGGAAGTTAAAGAAGGGAATGAATAG
- a CDS encoding TraR/DksA C4-type zinc finger protein, with translation MTHLTARQLSELRASLEQQQLDIQHRLSDNEHYGLQDSMRDATGELSELDNHPGDAATELYHRSMDISLLERDEHELDNIEAALAAMDNGSYGTCHACGEAIPSERLTALPSTLYCKEHAPRQSAPFTRPVEEEFLSPPFGRTSLDERDDQNGFDGEDAWQIVESWGNSDSPAMAEGNNIDSYNDMEIEAHETEGFVEPWENFIATDIAGNHVTIVKGSSYRHYLDSEEGSYLLDPHSKKKRLSRPL, from the coding sequence ATGACCCACCTGACCGCCCGGCAGCTATCCGAGCTGCGGGCTAGCCTAGAACAGCAGCAATTGGATATCCAGCACAGGCTTAGCGACAATGAGCATTACGGTCTGCAGGATTCAATGCGCGATGCAACCGGCGAGCTCTCAGAACTGGACAATCATCCGGGCGATGCCGCAACAGAGCTGTACCACCGTTCGATGGACATTTCCCTGCTGGAGCGCGATGAGCATGAGCTGGACAATATTGAAGCGGCGCTTGCCGCGATGGACAATGGAAGCTACGGAACCTGCCATGCCTGCGGGGAAGCGATTCCCTCGGAACGTCTGACCGCCCTCCCGTCTACCCTGTACTGCAAGGAACATGCACCTAGACAAAGCGCACCGTTCACCCGCCCTGTGGAGGAGGAATTCCTATCGCCGCCTTTTGGACGCACCAGTCTGGATGAACGTGATGACCAGAACGGATTCGACGGAGAGGATGCCTGGCAGATTGTCGAGAGCTGGGGCAACTCTGATTCACCAGCCATGGCCGAAGGCAACAACATCGACTCCTATAACGACATGGAGATTGAAGCCCACGAAACGGAAGGTTTCGTGGAGCCGTGGGAGAACTTCATCGCCACTGACATTGCTGGAAACCACGTGACCATCGTCAAAGGCAGCAGCTACCGCCATTATCTGGACAGCGAGGAAGGCAGCTACCTGCTCGATCCGCACAGTAAGAAGAAACGGCTTAGCCGTCCTCTGTAA
- a CDS encoding DUF5665 domain-containing protein codes for MTSTDDKLNAVYRLTRGLAQQMEKARIAEYTELLRSPWRLIWLNIVSGMARGLGIALGFTFFAATIIYVLQVLGALNLPIIGDYIADIVRIVQHQLELKTF; via the coding sequence ATGACCTCAACGGACGACAAGCTGAATGCGGTATATAGGCTTACAAGAGGCCTGGCACAGCAGATGGAGAAGGCAAGAATTGCCGAATACACAGAGCTGCTGCGCTCCCCGTGGCGGCTGATCTGGCTGAATATTGTCTCCGGGATGGCGCGGGGACTGGGAATTGCGCTGGGCTTTACTTTTTTTGCGGCCACCATTATTTATGTGCTGCAGGTGTTGGGTGCGCTGAATCTGCCGATTATCGGGGATTATATTGCCGACATTGTCCGTATTGTACAGCATCAGTTGGAGCTTAAGACTTTCTGA